One segment of Oscillospiraceae bacterium MB08-C2-2 DNA contains the following:
- a CDS encoding amidohydrolase family protein, with protein sequence MYDYLIKNGIVIDGTGRAGSKADVAVKGDRIVRIAPEIQEQAAQVFDAAGRYVIPGLIDPHVHEEWVCFDDGKYDLYLQQGVTTLINGNCGHSVVPGHKKQQLDYYLGNGLINLRQYDRYMKTWPEWHDFEGYRQAVHQTGTNCNFVTLMGHGSIRQYVMHGAWPRKPDSQEKATIEAIIRHNMEQGMFGISFGLDYVPSRYADIDELCEMVALIKAYDGTSAAHLRHKIGILESTLEYLEVGRRTGGKIQISHLASTVPEAFAAAQKAIEEDGIRARIDTIPSSVGHCTGKERMLLFTMALSDELFSQGIEGVKRALHTPEGRELILRENYTMAGDKDKIYIVHSDDPALENRSVRDIAAQRGVHEDECMLDLMGDDNNYVFWLNAPAAGVPSKFIDHEDSIMANPYVSVGSDTIMGDSTYDPFDWYEIRRRGGFAIFTNMYLKKGVPYEEIVRRNTSMVADHFGIQKRGRLEEGCYADIAVIDLPNYKYPEMDQMHYKTPLLTATGCSLVLVNGKEALRDGESLTSYPGRVLQKNQQ encoded by the coding sequence TTGTATGATTATCTAATTAAAAACGGCATTGTAATTGATGGCACGGGGCGTGCGGGCAGCAAAGCGGATGTTGCAGTAAAGGGCGACCGTATTGTTCGCATCGCACCTGAAATTCAGGAGCAGGCCGCACAGGTTTTTGATGCGGCAGGTCGGTACGTTATTCCCGGGCTTATAGACCCCCATGTGCATGAAGAATGGGTGTGCTTTGATGATGGGAAATATGATTTATATTTGCAGCAGGGTGTCACCACTCTGATTAACGGAAACTGTGGTCACTCGGTGGTTCCTGGGCATAAAAAACAACAGCTGGATTACTATTTGGGCAACGGGCTGATCAATCTGCGGCAATATGACCGCTATATGAAAACTTGGCCCGAATGGCACGACTTTGAAGGTTACCGCCAGGCGGTGCATCAAACTGGAACCAACTGTAATTTTGTAACTCTGATGGGCCATGGCAGCATCCGCCAGTATGTAATGCACGGCGCATGGCCCCGTAAACCGGATTCTCAGGAAAAGGCGACCATTGAGGCCATTATCCGCCACAATATGGAGCAAGGCATGTTTGGCATTTCCTTTGGGCTGGATTATGTGCCCAGCCGCTATGCGGATATCGATGAGCTTTGCGAAATGGTGGCACTGATAAAAGCCTATGACGGCACCTCTGCTGCTCATTTGCGCCACAAAATCGGTATTTTGGAATCCACACTGGAATATTTGGAAGTGGGACGCCGCACCGGCGGCAAGATTCAGATTTCTCACCTTGCCAGCACTGTACCCGAAGCCTTTGCTGCTGCACAAAAGGCCATTGAAGAGGATGGTATAAGGGCAAGAATTGATACCATTCCCTCCAGTGTGGGGCATTGCACCGGCAAAGAACGCATGTTGCTGTTCACCATGGCATTATCCGATGAGCTGTTCAGCCAAGGAATTGAAGGCGTGAAACGGGCTTTGCATACCCCGGAGGGCCGGGAGCTGATTCTGCGGGAAAACTACACCATGGCAGGCGATAAGGATAAAATCTACATTGTGCATTCGGATGATCCTGCACTGGAAAACCGTTCGGTAAGAGACATTGCCGCCCAGCGGGGCGTGCACGAGGATGAATGCATGCTGGATTTGATGGGCGATGACAACAACTATGTTTTTTGGCTCAATGCACCGGCAGCCGGGGTACCCTCCAAATTTATCGACCATGAGGATTCCATCATGGCCAACCCCTATGTCTCGGTCGGCAGCGACACCATTATGGGTGATTCCACCTATGATCCGTTCGATTGGTATGAAATTCGGCGCCGTGGCGGGTTTGCCATCTTCACCAACATGTATTTGAAAAAAGGCGTGCCCTACGAAGAAATTGTGCGGCGCAACACCTCTATGGTGGCCGATCATTTTGGCATTCAAAAGCGTGGCCGCTTGGAAGAAGGCTGCTATGCCGATATTGCTGTGATTGATTTGCCCAACTACAAATACCCCGAAATGGATCAGATGCACTACAAAACGCCTCTGTTGACCGCAACCGGATGCAGCTTAGTGCTGGTAAACGGCAAGGAAGCACTGAGGGATGGGGAATCGCTCACCAGTTATCCGGGGCGTGTGCTCCAAAAAAACCAGCAGTAA
- a CDS encoding ABC transporter permease, with protein MKQRKTALYYFLRNRNGVIGLCGVVFIVLTGLLGPLFVAKPEGYTADVLVNPSSIHWLGTDNLGLDIFAELIWGARTSLYVSVLALLVAAAIGLPLGLLSGYLKNWFSGFIDAIIDIFLTIPMLPLMIIMAAIMGANITNVAVILGVFSWPSLARVARSSTLKIKEMQYIEAAQCLGISKTRILFKHILLNASGPVFVNLTLVMASAVLSEASLSFLGLGDPTTWSWGTMLKRAWGANAVIANPNPWWWWLMPSLCIVFYVVCFNLFGMALNDTLNPKGRG; from the coding sequence ATGAAACAACGGAAAACAGCACTCTATTACTTTTTGCGCAATCGCAACGGTGTCATTGGTTTGTGCGGAGTTGTCTTTATCGTTCTGACCGGGCTGCTGGGCCCCTTGTTTGTGGCAAAGCCAGAAGGCTACACGGCAGATGTGCTGGTGAACCCTTCCAGCATTCACTGGCTGGGGACAGACAATTTGGGTCTGGATATTTTTGCAGAGCTGATTTGGGGTGCACGCACCTCCCTTTATGTTTCTGTGCTGGCGCTGCTGGTGGCAGCTGCCATTGGCCTTCCCTTGGGGCTGCTTTCGGGGTATCTTAAAAACTGGTTTTCCGGTTTTATTGATGCCATCATCGATATTTTTCTTACCATTCCCATGCTGCCCCTCATGATTATTATGGCGGCGATTATGGGAGCGAATATCACCAATGTGGCGGTTATTCTGGGTGTGTTCTCGTGGCCCTCACTTGCACGGGTTGCCCGCAGCAGCACACTCAAAATCAAAGAGATGCAGTATATTGAAGCGGCACAGTGCCTTGGCATTTCAAAGACACGCATTTTGTTCAAGCATATCTTGCTCAATGCTTCCGGGCCCGTGTTCGTTAATCTCACGCTGGTTATGGCAAGCGCCGTTCTTTCCGAAGCAAGCCTGAGCTTTCTTGGCTTGGGGGACCCCACTACATGGAGCTGGGGTACCATGCTCAAGCGGGCGTGGGGTGCCAACGCTGTTATTGCAAACCCGAACCCATGGTGGTGGTGGCTCATGCCCAGCCTGTGCATTGTTTTTTATGTTGTGTGCTTTAACTTGTTTGGCATGGCTTTAAACGATACCTTGAATCCAAAAGGGCGGGGCTGA